A region from the Streptosporangium sp. NBC_01756 genome encodes:
- a CDS encoding haloalkane dehalogenase, producing MPIQHVLDSTIFYRELGAGTPMVFLHGNPTSSHLWRHILPAVGDPGRRLAPDLIGMGESGKPSIDYTFADQARYLDAWFDALDLDQVVLVGHDWGGALAFDWAARHPGRVRGLAFTETIVKPMTWEEFPEGGRPMFQAIKTEGVGEAMILDDNAFIEQALPGTVATPLSQDDFDVYRRPYPTRDSRLPLLQWPRSMPLGGEPADVVARIEAYDAWLATSVDVPKLLITFEPGPGSMMGPELVDWCAANMAGLEIRHHDAIAGHHTPEDQPHAIATAVAEWADKHRLR from the coding sequence ATGCCCATCCAGCACGTACTCGACTCCACGATCTTCTACCGGGAGCTCGGCGCCGGCACGCCGATGGTCTTCCTGCACGGCAACCCGACCTCCTCGCACCTGTGGCGGCACATCCTGCCCGCCGTCGGCGACCCGGGGCGCCGCCTAGCCCCTGACCTGATCGGCATGGGCGAATCAGGCAAACCGTCCATCGACTACACCTTCGCCGACCAGGCGCGATACCTGGACGCCTGGTTCGACGCGCTCGACCTGGACCAGGTGGTGCTGGTCGGGCATGACTGGGGTGGCGCCCTGGCCTTCGACTGGGCCGCCCGCCACCCCGGACGGGTGCGCGGCCTCGCCTTCACCGAGACCATCGTCAAGCCGATGACCTGGGAGGAGTTCCCCGAGGGCGGCCGCCCGATGTTCCAGGCGATCAAGACGGAGGGGGTCGGCGAGGCCATGATCCTGGACGACAACGCCTTCATCGAGCAGGCGCTGCCCGGTACCGTCGCCACCCCCCTCAGCCAGGACGACTTCGACGTCTACCGCCGGCCCTACCCCACCAGAGACAGTCGCCTGCCGCTGCTGCAGTGGCCGAGGTCGATGCCGCTGGGCGGGGAACCCGCCGACGTCGTGGCCAGGATCGAGGCGTACGACGCCTGGCTGGCGACCAGCGTGGACGTGCCCAAACTGCTGATCACATTCGAACCCGGGCCCGGGAGCATGATGGGCCCCGAACTCGTCGACTGGTGCGCGGCGAACATGGCCGGCCTCGAGATCAGGCACCACGACGCGATCGCCGGGCACCACACCCCGGAGGACCAGCCTCACGCGATCGCCACGGCCGTCGCGGAGTGGGCGGACAAGCACCGCCTCCGTTGA
- a CDS encoding pyridoxamine 5'-phosphate oxidase family protein, giving the protein MSVLPGPVELFLTGPHLATLTTIRPDGSPHVAPVRFTWDGAAGLARVLTRAPSRKARNLTARPGGRVALCQVAGFRWVTLEGTATVCADPARVAEGARRYAQRYGSPPPDPPDRVMVEIAVDRVMNLIF; this is encoded by the coding sequence ATGAGCGTGCTGCCCGGTCCGGTCGAGCTCTTCCTGACCGGGCCGCACCTGGCCACCTTGACCACCATCCGGCCCGACGGCTCGCCGCACGTGGCGCCGGTGCGCTTCACCTGGGACGGCGCCGCAGGCCTGGCCCGCGTCCTGACGCGGGCCCCCTCGCGCAAGGCCCGGAACCTGACCGCCCGGCCCGGTGGCCGTGTCGCGCTCTGCCAGGTAGCGGGATTCCGCTGGGTCACCCTCGAAGGCACCGCCACCGTCTGCGCCGACCCGGCGCGAGTGGCCGAAGGAGCACGACGCTACGCCCAGCGCTACGGGTCCCCACCGCCCGACCCCCCCGACCGGGTCATGGTCGAGATCGCGGTGGACCGCGTGATGAACCTCATTTTCTGA
- a CDS encoding SDR family oxidoreductase yields the protein MIVVTGATGNVGRELVRMLAAAGEQVTAVSRQPAPLPEGVRHSQADLAEPASLRSALEGARALFLLVAGEDPQTILDQAEAAGVRRVVLLSSQGAGTRPQTYRHPAAFEEAVRRSGLDWTILRPGGFDSNAYAWAETIRSQRTAAAPFGDVGLPTIDPADIAEVAAVVLRQAGHAGRTYELTGPAPVTPRERAEAIGAALGAPVRFDEQTREEARAQMLQFMPEPVVDGTLSILGEPTAAEQKVSPDVERLLGRAPRAFADWAARNVAAFR from the coding sequence ATGATCGTAGTAACGGGTGCCACCGGGAACGTCGGCCGCGAGCTGGTCCGAATGCTCGCCGCGGCAGGCGAGCAGGTGACCGCGGTCTCCCGGCAGCCCGCCCCGCTACCGGAGGGCGTCCGGCACAGCCAGGCCGACCTGGCCGAGCCCGCAAGCCTGCGGAGCGCGCTGGAGGGAGCCCGCGCCCTGTTCCTGCTGGTCGCCGGAGAGGACCCGCAGACCATCCTCGACCAGGCCGAGGCCGCCGGTGTGCGACGGGTCGTCCTGCTCTCCTCCCAGGGCGCGGGGACCCGGCCGCAGACCTATCGCCACCCCGCCGCCTTCGAGGAGGCAGTGCGCCGGTCCGGCCTGGACTGGACGATCCTGCGGCCGGGCGGCTTCGACTCCAACGCCTACGCCTGGGCCGAAACGATCCGCTCACAGCGTACGGCTGCCGCGCCGTTCGGCGATGTCGGGCTGCCGACGATCGACCCGGCCGACATCGCCGAGGTCGCGGCCGTCGTCCTGCGTCAGGCGGGCCACGCCGGCCGCACCTACGAACTCACCGGCCCCGCCCCGGTCACTCCGCGGGAGCGGGCCGAGGCGATCGGTGCCGCGCTGGGCGCGCCGGTGCGGTTCGACGAGCAGACCCGCGAGGAGGCCCGGGCTCAGATGCTGCAGTTCATGCCCGAACCGGTCGTGGACGGCACCCTGTCCATCCTGGGCGAGCCGACCGCCGCCGAGCAGAAGGTGAGCCCCGACGTCGAGCGACTCCTCGGCCGCGCGCCGCGCGCCTTCGCCGACTGGGCCGCGCGCAACGTCGCGGCCTTCAGATGA